In Fusobacterium canifelinum, a genomic segment contains:
- a CDS encoding SMI1/KNR4 family protein, producing the protein MSEFNWNNFISELKKFQKGIENIGGEFFREFKIGTPAKEEEILEVEKKLGYKIPEDFRDILLNYSSCFEYFWNIYKGVSEEQIKLPDNLKGIFAGDLHWELNVLVKFQEDNKDWIEECFPDYNNEYDRVWHNKLAFYEVGNGDYFAIELEKENYGKIVYLSHDGGDGHGHYLANNFKDLLNNWSKVGCTGGDDWQWEVFYTEGKGIDPECENAKEWREYIFSKI; encoded by the coding sequence ATGTCAGAATTCAATTGGAATAATTTTATTAGCGAACTTAAGAAATTTCAAAAAGGAATAGAAAATATTGGTGGTGAATTTTTTAGAGAATTTAAAATTGGAACTCCTGCTAAGGAAGAAGAAATTTTAGAGGTTGAAAAAAAGCTAGGTTATAAAATACCAGAAGATTTTAGAGATATACTATTAAATTATTCTTCATGTTTTGAATATTTTTGGAATATTTATAAAGGTGTAAGTGAAGAACAAATAAAATTACCAGATAATTTAAAAGGAATATTTGCAGGAGACTTACATTGGGAACTCAATGTATTAGTAAAATTTCAAGAAGATAATAAAGATTGGATAGAAGAATGTTTTCCTGATTATAATAATGAATATGATAGAGTTTGGCATAATAAATTAGCTTTTTATGAAGTTGGGAATGGAGATTATTTTGCCATTGAATTAGAAAAAGAAAATTATGGAAAAATAGTATATTTAAGCCACGATGGTGGAGATGGTCATGGTCATTATTTAGCAAATAATTTTAAAGACTTATTAAATAATTGGTCAAAAGTCGGCTGTACTGGTGGTGATGATTGGCAATGGGAAGTATTTTACACAGAAGGAAAGGGAATAGATCCTGAGTGTGAAAATGCTAAAGAGTGGAGAGAATATATTTTTAGTAAGATATGA
- a CDS encoding retron Ec67 family RNA-directed DNA polymerase/endonuclease encodes MFNFKNAREILSKILNIHLNYLSYILYVKKIENLYTTFKIPKKNGGYREINAPQNELKMIQKKFVSFLEEKMKEKFKTINTSHGFVKERSIITNAKIHKNKKIVLNLDLKDFFDSFHFGRVKGFFEKNKDFKSFFPELTSELSTLIAQLVCFNGKLPQGAPSSPLLTNLICNIFDVRVLKLAKKYKLTYSRYADDLTFSTNYKGFIRNLEKFEEDILLEIKKNGFEANMEKYRLTFQSSRQEVTGLTVNKKINVSRKYYKYTRAMAYSLYKNGEFNIDGIDGTINQLEGRFSFINQLDKYNNSESEKRKKFIARNVLNSREKQYQNFLFYKYFFMNEKPLIVTEGKTDILYIKAALKNLYNEYPNLITKEENEFIFKISFLKRTKLLKYFFNLSPDGADSMKNIYNYFGDKNSKFYDFYNYFKKLTNLEALNPVILVFDNEATENSKKPLKKFLNHIFSDKNDNDKKNLISYVRTKFKLKIINNLYLLTINLVDGLEECEIEDLFFEDTYKKFSFDKINPNKDKFSKNILKNYKNIDFSKFKPFLNNLESILKEYNKKD; translated from the coding sequence ATGTTTAATTTTAAGAATGCTCGTGAGATTCTTAGTAAAATTCTAAATATTCATTTAAATTATTTATCATATATTTTATATGTAAAAAAAATTGAAAATTTATATACTACTTTTAAAATTCCTAAAAAAAATGGTGGATATAGAGAAATTAATGCCCCTCAAAATGAACTTAAAATGATTCAAAAAAAATTTGTATCTTTTTTAGAAGAAAAAATGAAGGAGAAATTTAAAACTATCAATACCTCACATGGATTTGTAAAAGAAAGAAGCATTATAACAAATGCAAAAATACACAAAAATAAAAAGATAGTCCTTAATCTTGACTTAAAAGATTTCTTTGATAGCTTCCACTTTGGAAGGGTAAAAGGTTTTTTTGAAAAAAATAAAGATTTTAAATCTTTTTTTCCTGAATTAACTTCTGAATTATCTACATTAATTGCTCAATTAGTTTGCTTTAATGGAAAACTTCCACAAGGTGCTCCTTCTTCCCCTCTATTAACTAATTTAATTTGTAATATATTTGATGTTAGAGTATTAAAATTAGCTAAAAAATATAAATTAACTTATTCACGTTATGCTGATGATTTAACTTTTTCTACAAATTATAAAGGTTTTATAAGAAATTTAGAAAAATTTGAAGAAGACATTTTATTAGAAATTAAAAAAAATGGTTTTGAAGCAAATATGGAAAAATACAGATTAACTTTTCAAAGTTCTCGACAAGAAGTTACTGGACTTACTGTTAATAAAAAAATCAATGTTAGTAGAAAATACTATAAATATACAAGAGCTATGGCTTATTCTCTGTATAAAAATGGTGAATTTAATATTGATGGAATAGATGGAACAATAAACCAACTTGAAGGAAGATTCTCATTTATTAATCAATTGGATAAGTATAATAATTCTGAAAGTGAAAAAAGAAAAAAATTTATAGCAAGAAATGTACTTAATTCGAGAGAAAAACAATATCAAAATTTTTTATTTTATAAGTACTTTTTTATGAATGAAAAACCTTTAATAGTTACAGAAGGAAAAACAGATATTTTATACATAAAAGCTGCATTAAAAAATTTATATAATGAATATCCTAATTTAATAACAAAAGAAGAAAATGAATTTATATTTAAGATCTCCTTTTTAAAAAGAACAAAATTATTAAAATATTTCTTTAATTTATCTCCTGATGGAGCAGATTCTATGAAAAATATATATAATTATTTTGGTGACAAAAATTCTAAATTTTATGATTTCTATAATTATTTTAAAAAATTAACAAATTTAGAAGCACTTAATCCTGTTATTTTAGTTTTTGATAATGAAGCAACAGAAAATTCAAAGAAGCCATTAAAGAAATTTTTAAATCATATTTTTTCTGATAAAAATGACAATGATAAAAAAAATTTAATATCTTATGTTAGAACAAAGTTTAAATTAAAAATTATCAATAATTTATATCTTTTAACAATTAATTTAGTTGATGGCTTAGAAGAATGTGAAATTGAAGATTTATTTTTTGAAGATACATATAAAAAATTTTCATTTGATAAAATTAATCCCAATAAAGATAAATTTTCTAAAAATATATTAAAAAATTATAAAAATATTGATTTTTCTAAATTCAAACCATTTTTAAATAATTTAGAAAGTATTTTGAAAGAATATAATAAAAAGGACTAA
- the kdsA gene encoding 3-deoxy-8-phosphooctulonate synthase encodes MLINDVNKVKVGNIVFGGKKRFVLIAGPCVMESQELMDEVAGGIKEICDRLGIEYIFKASFDKANRSSIHSYRGPGIEEGMKMLAKTKEKFNVPVITDVHEAWQCKEVAKVADILQIPAFLCRQTDLLIAAAETGKAVNIKKGQFLAPWDMKNIVVKMEESGNKNIMLCERGSTFGYNNMVVDMRSLLEMRKFNYPVVFDVTHSVQKPGGLGTATSGDREYVYPLLRAGLAIGVDAIFAEVHPNPTEAKSDGPNMLYLKDLEEILKTAIEIDEIVKGV; translated from the coding sequence ATGTTAATTAATGATGTAAATAAGGTAAAAGTTGGAAATATTGTATTTGGTGGAAAGAAAAGATTTGTTCTAATTGCTGGACCTTGTGTCATGGAATCTCAAGAATTAATGGATGAGGTTGCAGGAGGAATAAAAGAAATTTGTGATAGATTAGGAATTGAATATATTTTTAAAGCTTCTTTTGATAAGGCTAATCGTTCATCTATTCACTCATATAGAGGACCAGGAATAGAAGAAGGAATGAAAATGCTTGCTAAAACAAAAGAAAAGTTTAATGTTCCTGTTATTACAGATGTACATGAAGCTTGGCAATGTAAAGAAGTAGCAAAGGTAGCTGATATTTTACAAATTCCTGCATTCTTATGTAGACAAACAGATTTACTTATAGCTGCAGCTGAAACAGGTAAGGCTGTAAATATTAAAAAAGGGCAATTTTTAGCTCCTTGGGATATGAAAAATATAGTTGTTAAAATGGAAGAATCTGGAAATAAAAATATAATGTTATGTGAAAGAGGAAGTACATTTGGTTATAATAATATGGTAGTGGATATGAGAAGTTTACTTGAAATGAGAAAGTTTAATTATCCAGTTGTCTTTGATGTAACACATTCAGTTCAAAAACCTGGAGGACTTGGAACAGCTACATCAGGAGATAGAGAATATGTATATCCACTATTAAGAGCAGGACTTGCTATTGGTGTTGATGCAATATTTGCAGAAGTTCATCCAAATCCAACAGAAGCAAAATCTGATGGACCAAATATGTTATACCTAAAAGACTTAGAAGAAATCTTAAAAACTGCAATAGAAATTGATGAGATAGTTAAAGGTGTATAA
- a CDS encoding YwqG family protein: MNFKKIITEMLDNLKKNEITLSTEFNNNSEIVDKSKIGGKPYLPKDFIWPYYQEFPLSFLAQINLEEVSSLDKDKLLPDKGMLYFFYELETQEWGYSPQDKGCAKVFYFEDTSNFELIGFPEDMEDYYKIPEFKVNFKSNISLPSYEDFDNLNEEEKILEKYKTYEEFEDKLFDNYSEIYDEYMESLENYTKLLGYPDIIQNSMEEECAAVTRGFNMGGIDYPKKYKEEIKKASKDWILLFQMDTVESDDYELMFGDCGHIYFWIKKDDLANKNFENIWLILQCY, encoded by the coding sequence ATGAATTTTAAAAAAATTATAACAGAAATGTTAGATAATCTTAAAAAGAATGAAATTACTCTTTCTACTGAATTTAACAATAATTCTGAAATAGTTGATAAAAGTAAGATTGGAGGTAAACCTTATCTTCCAAAAGATTTTATTTGGCCTTATTATCAAGAATTTCCTTTATCTTTCTTAGCTCAAATTAATTTAGAAGAAGTAAGTTCACTGGATAAAGATAAATTACTTCCAGATAAAGGTATGTTATATTTTTTCTATGAGTTAGAAACACAAGAATGGGGATATAGTCCTCAAGATAAAGGTTGTGCTAAAGTTTTTTATTTTGAAGACACCTCTAACTTTGAATTAATCGGTTTCCCAGAAGATATGGAAGATTATTATAAAATTCCAGAGTTTAAAGTTAATTTTAAATCAAATATTAGTTTACCTTCTTATGAAGATTTTGATAATCTTAATGAAGAAGAAAAAATATTAGAAAAATATAAAACATATGAAGAGTTTGAAGATAAATTATTTGATAACTATTCTGAGATTTATGATGAATATATGGAATCTCTTGAAAATTATACAAAATTACTTGGTTATCCAGATATTATCCAAAATTCCATGGAAGAAGAATGTGCAGCTGTAACAAGAGGATTTAATATGGGTGGGATAGACTATCCTAAAAAATATAAAGAAGAAATAAAAAAAGCTAGCAAAGATTGGATATTACTTTTTCAAATGGATACTGTTGAATCTGATGATTATGAATTGATGTTTGGAGATTGTGGACATATTTATTTTTGGATTAAAAAAGATGATTTAGCAAATAAAAACTTTGAAAATATTTGGCTAATTTTACAATGTTATTAA
- a CDS encoding uracil-DNA glycosylase: MSKINNDWKEILEEEFQKDYFVELKTILEKEYKDFTVYPPKKDILNAFFLTPYSEVKVVLLGQDPYHQRGQAHGLAFSVNYGIKTPPSLVNMYKELQDDLGLYIPNNGSLKKWAKQGVLLLNTTLTVRDSEANSHSKIGWQTFTDNVIKKLNEREKPVIFILWGNNAKAKEKFIDTNKHYVLKGVHPSPLSANKGFFGCKHFSEVNRILKDLNEKEIDWQIENKEI, encoded by the coding sequence ATGTCAAAAATTAATAATGATTGGAAAGAGATTTTAGAAGAAGAATTTCAGAAAGATTATTTTGTAGAATTGAAAACTATTCTTGAGAAGGAGTATAAAGACTTTACTGTTTATCCACCTAAAAAAGATATATTAAATGCTTTTTTTCTCACTCCTTATTCAGAAGTGAAAGTTGTACTTTTAGGACAAGACCCTTATCATCAAAGAGGACAAGCACATGGTTTAGCATTTTCTGTAAATTATGGAATAAAAACCCCACCATCACTTGTAAATATGTATAAAGAATTACAAGATGATTTAGGGCTATACATTCCAAATAATGGTTCTCTTAAAAAATGGGCAAAGCAGGGAGTGTTACTTTTAAATACTACTTTAACAGTTAGAGATAGTGAAGCTAATTCACATTCTAAAATTGGTTGGCAAACTTTTACAGATAATGTGATAAAGAAATTAAATGAAAGAGAAAAACCTGTAATATTTATATTATGGGGAAATAATGCTAAAGCTAAAGAAAAATTTATAGATACAAATAAACATTATGTTTTAAAAGGAGTACATCCTAGCCCACTTTCAGCAAATAAAGGATTCTTTGGTTGTAAACATTTTAGTGAAGTAAATAGAATTTTAAAAGATTTAAATGAAAAAGAAATTGACTGGCAAATAGAAAACAAGGAGATATAA
- the cysK gene encoding cysteine synthase A, protein MLANSVIDLIGDTPLVKINNINTFGNEIYVKLEGSNPGRSTKDRIALKMIEEAEKKGLIDKDTVIIEATSGNTGIGLAMICAVKNYKLKIVMPDTMSVERIQLMRAYGTEVILTDGSLGMKACLEKLEELKKNEKKCFVPDQFTNVNNPKAHYETTAEEILKDMNNKVDVYICGTGTGGSFSGTAKKLKEKLPNIKTFPVEPASSPLLSKGYIGPHKIQGMGMSIGGIPVVYDGSLADGILVCEDDEAFKMMRELSFKEGILGGISTGATFKAALDYSKENANKGLRIVVLSTDSGEKYLSSSHGL, encoded by the coding sequence ATGTTAGCAAATTCTGTAATTGATTTAATTGGGGACACTCCATTAGTAAAAATTAATAACATTAATACTTTTGGAAATGAAATTTATGTAAAATTAGAAGGTTCAAATCCTGGTAGAAGTACAAAAGACAGAATTGCCTTAAAAATGATTGAAGAAGCTGAAAAAAAGGGTTTAATTGATAAAGACACTGTTATTATAGAAGCTACAAGTGGAAACACAGGAATTGGGCTTGCTATGATATGTGCAGTTAAAAATTATAAGTTAAAAATTGTTATGCCTGACACTATGAGTGTTGAAAGGATACAACTTATGAGAGCTTATGGAACTGAAGTTATATTAACTGATGGTTCTCTTGGAATGAAAGCCTGTTTAGAAAAATTAGAAGAACTTAAAAAGAACGAAAAAAAATGTTTTGTTCCTGACCAATTCACTAATGTGAACAATCCAAAAGCTCACTACGAAACTACTGCTGAGGAAATTTTAAAAGATATGAATAATAAAGTTGATGTATATATTTGTGGAACAGGAACAGGTGGAAGTTTTTCTGGAACAGCTAAAAAATTAAAAGAAAAACTACCTAATATTAAAACTTTCCCTGTTGAACCTGCATCATCACCATTGCTTTCAAAAGGATATATAGGTCCTCATAAAATACAAGGTATGGGAATGAGCATAGGTGGTATTCCAGTTGTCTATGATGGAAGTTTAGCTGATGGTATTTTAGTTTGTGAAGATGATGAAGCTTTTAAAATGATGAGAGAATTAAGTTTTAAAGAAGGTATTTTAGGTGGAATTTCTACTGGTGCTACTTTTAAAGCTGCTCTTGATTATTCCAAAGAAAATGCTAATAAAGGTTTGAGAATAGTTGTTCTTTCTACTGACTCAGGAGAAAAGTATCTATCTAGTTCTCATGGCTTATAA
- the guaB gene encoding IMP dehydrogenase — MNGKIVKEGITFDDVLLIPAKSDVLPNEVSLKTRLTKKITLNLPILSAAMDTVTESDLAIALARQGGIGFIHKNMSIEEQAAEVDRVKRSESGMITNPITLNKDSRVYQAEELMSRYKISGLPVIEDDGKLIGIITNRDIKYRKDLDQPVGDIMTSKGLITAPVGTTLEQAKEILLANRIEKLPITDQNGYLKGLITIKDIDNIIQYPNACKDELGKLRCGAAVGVAPDTIERVTALVKAGVDIITVDSAHGHSQGVINMIKEIKKNFPDLDIVGGNIVTAEAAKELIEAGVSAVKVGIGPGSICTTRVVAGVGVPQLTAVNDVYEYCKDKNIGVIADGGIKLSGDIVKALAAGGDCVMLGGLLAGTKEAPGEEIILEGRRFKIYVGMGSIAAMKRGSKDRYFQAGEIDNSKLVPEGIEGRIAYKGSVKDVVFQLAGGIKAGMGYCGTKTIKDLQINGKFVKITGAGLIESHPHDITITKEAPNYSK, encoded by the coding sequence ATGAATGGAAAAATTGTAAAAGAAGGAATAACCTTTGATGATGTTCTATTAATACCTGCAAAATCGGATGTGCTTCCTAATGAAGTTAGTTTAAAAACAAGACTTACAAAAAAAATCACATTAAATTTACCAATTTTAAGTGCTGCTATGGATACAGTTACTGAATCAGACTTGGCAATAGCTCTTGCAAGACAAGGGGGAATAGGTTTTATTCATAAGAATATGTCTATTGAAGAGCAAGCAGCTGAGGTTGATAGAGTAAAAAGATCAGAAAGTGGAATGATAACAAATCCTATAACATTAAATAAAGATAGCAGAGTTTATCAAGCAGAAGAATTGATGAGTAGATATAAAATTTCTGGTTTACCTGTAATTGAAGATGATGGAAAATTAATAGGTATAATTACAAATAGAGATATTAAATATCGTAAAGATCTTGACCAACCTGTTGGAGATATAATGACAAGTAAAGGCTTAATTACTGCTCCAGTTGGAACAACTTTAGAACAAGCAAAAGAAATTTTACTTGCTAACAGAATAGAAAAATTACCAATAACTGATCAAAATGGATATCTAAAAGGTTTAATCACGATAAAAGATATAGATAATATAATTCAATATCCAAATGCTTGTAAAGATGAGCTTGGAAAATTGAGATGTGGTGCAGCAGTAGGGGTAGCACCAGATACTATAGAAAGAGTAACAGCCTTAGTAAAAGCTGGAGTAGATATTATAACTGTTGATTCTGCTCATGGACATTCACAGGGTGTAATAAATATGATAAAAGAAATTAAAAAGAATTTCCCAGATTTAGATATAGTTGGTGGAAATATTGTTACAGCAGAAGCTGCAAAAGAACTTATTGAAGCAGGAGTGTCAGCAGTAAAAGTTGGAATAGGACCAGGTTCTATTTGTACAACAAGAGTTGTAGCAGGGGTTGGAGTTCCTCAACTTACAGCAGTAAATGATGTATATGAATATTGTAAAGATAAAAACATTGGTGTAATAGCTGATGGAGGAATAAAATTATCAGGAGATATAGTTAAAGCTTTAGCAGCTGGTGGAGATTGTGTGATGCTTGGAGGTTTACTTGCAGGAACAAAAGAAGCACCAGGAGAAGAAATAATTCTTGAAGGAAGAAGATTTAAAATATATGTAGGTATGGGTTCAATAGCTGCAATGAAAAGAGGTTCAAAAGATAGATATTTCCAAGCAGGAGAAATTGATAACTCTAAATTAGTTCCAGAAGGAATAGAAGGACGTATTGCATATAAAGGTTCTGTAAAAGATGTTGTATTTCAACTTGCAGGTGGAATAAAAGCAGGTATGGGATATTGTGGAACTAAAACAATAAAAGATTTACAAATCAATGGAAAATTTGTTAAAATAACTGGGGCAGGTTTAATAGAAAGTCACCCACATGATATAACAATAACAAAAGAAGCACCAAATTATTCTAAATAA
- a CDS encoding toxin-antitoxin system YwqK family antitoxin, with protein sequence MKKFTKFFILAGVLLNFSVLNAEIKEVESLDQISNEIVGGKTEKKVTKEVKETKEKNEEVTKNSEDVKDIPEESATRTVDKNSIVDIYERKMKDKIAYKEGSNTPFTGVFGVVIDDKIESYEEYKNGLLDGETAYFAKGKQVKLLSEMYTKGRLNGQQKSYYENGKLKSIVYYSNDKINGIESYDRSGNLLHKSLFEGGTGDWKFYWSNGKVSEEGKYKAWRKDGVWKKYREDGSLDTVIKYDNGRLLSEKWQ encoded by the coding sequence ATGAAAAAATTTACTAAGTTTTTTATTTTAGCAGGAGTATTATTAAATTTTTCTGTATTGAATGCTGAAATAAAAGAAGTTGAATCACTTGACCAAATTTCAAATGAAATAGTAGGAGGAAAAACAGAAAAAAAAGTAACTAAAGAAGTAAAAGAAACTAAAGAAAAAAATGAAGAAGTTACTAAAAACTCAGAAGATGTTAAAGATATTCCAGAGGAAAGTGCAACAAGAACAGTTGATAAAAATTCAATAGTTGATATCTATGAAAGAAAAATGAAAGATAAAATTGCATACAAAGAAGGTTCAAATACACCTTTTACTGGAGTATTTGGAGTGGTAATTGATGATAAGATTGAGTCTTATGAAGAATACAAAAATGGACTTTTAGATGGAGAGACTGCCTATTTTGCAAAGGGAAAACAAGTAAAGTTACTATCTGAAATGTATACTAAGGGAAGATTAAATGGGCAACAAAAATCTTATTATGAAAATGGTAAATTAAAATCAATAGTTTATTATTCAAATGATAAAATAAATGGTATTGAATCTTATGATAGAAGTGGAAATCTTTTGCATAAAAGTCTTTTTGAAGGTGGAACAGGTGACTGGAAATTCTATTGGAGCAATGGAAAAGTTTCAGAAGAAGGAAAGTATAAGGCTTGGAGAAAAGATGGAGTTTGGAAAAAATATAGAGAAGATGGAAGTCTTGATACTGTAATAAAATATGATAATGGTAGACTTCTAAGTGAAAAATGGCAATAA
- a CDS encoding UDP-N-acetylmuramoyl-L-alanyl-D-glutamate--2,6-diaminopimelate ligase yields the protein MNIFSGIEYKVLKDINLDRKYDGIEYDSRKIKENYIFVALEGANVDGHNYIDSAVKNGATCIIVSKKVEMKHNVSYVLVEDIRHKLGYIASNFYEWPQRKLKIIGVTGTNGKTSSTYMIEKLMGDIPITRIGTIEYKIGDEVFEAVNTTPESLDLIKIFDKTLKKKIEYVVMEVSSHSLEIGRVEVVDFDYALFSNLTQDHLDYHITMENYFQAKRKLFLKLKDINNSVINIDDKYGKRLYDEFIVDNPEIISYGIDGGDLEGDYLDDGYIDIKYENQIEKVKFALLGDFNLYNTLGAIGIALKIGISMEEILKRVSTIKAAPGRFEALDCGQDYKVIVDYAHTPDALVNVIVAARNIKNANRIITIFGCGGDRDRTKRPIMAKAAENLSDIVILTSDNPRTESPDQIFDDVKKGFIKPNDYFFEPDREKAIKLAIKMAEKNDIILITGKGHETYHIIGTKKWHFDDKEIARREIVRRKMVENVN from the coding sequence ATGAATATTTTTTCAGGTATAGAATATAAAGTTTTAAAGGATATAAATTTAGATAGAAAATATGATGGTATTGAATATGATTCAAGAAAAATAAAAGAAAATTATATATTTGTTGCATTAGAAGGAGCCAATGTTGATGGACATAACTATATAGATAGTGCTGTAAAAAATGGAGCAACTTGTATTATTGTTAGTAAAAAAGTTGAGATGAAGCATAATGTTAGCTATGTTTTGGTAGAAGATATAAGACATAAACTTGGGTATATAGCTTCAAATTTCTATGAATGGCCCCAAAGAAAGTTAAAAATTATTGGTGTTACAGGAACAAATGGTAAGACTTCATCAACTTATATGATAGAAAAATTAATGGGGGATATTCCAATAACTCGTATAGGAACAATAGAATATAAAATAGGAGATGAAGTATTTGAAGCAGTTAATACTACTCCTGAATCACTTGATTTGATAAAAATTTTTGATAAAACTTTAAAGAAAAAAATTGAATATGTTGTAATGGAAGTAAGCTCACATTCTCTTGAAATAGGTAGAGTTGAAGTGGTTGATTTTGATTATGCACTATTTAGTAACTTAACCCAAGATCATTTAGATTATCATATAACTATGGAAAATTATTTTCAAGCTAAAAGAAAATTATTTTTAAAATTGAAAGATATAAATAATTCTGTAATCAATATTGATGATAAATATGGAAAAAGATTATATGATGAATTTATAGTTGATAATCCTGAAATAATCTCCTATGGAATTGATGGTGGAGATTTAGAAGGAGATTATTTAGATGATGGATATATTGATATCAAATATGAAAATCAAATTGAAAAAGTTAAATTTGCATTATTAGGAGATTTTAATTTATATAATACCTTAGGAGCTATTGGAATTGCTCTAAAAATAGGTATCAGTATGGAAGAAATTTTAAAAAGAGTTTCAACTATAAAAGCAGCACCTGGAAGATTTGAAGCTTTAGATTGTGGACAAGATTATAAAGTAATAGTTGATTATGCACATACACCAGATGCTTTAGTAAATGTAATAGTGGCAGCTAGAAATATTAAAAATGCTAATAGAATAATAACAATCTTTGGTTGTGGTGGAGATAGAGATAGAACCAAAAGACCTATAATGGCAAAGGCAGCGGAAAATTTATCAGATATTGTAATACTTACTTCTGATAATCCAAGAACAGAATCTCCTGATCAAATATTTGATGATGTAAAAAAAGGTTTTATAAAACCAAATGATTATTTCTTTGAACCTGATAGAGAAAAGGCAATAAAACTAGCTATTAAAATGGCAGAAAAAAATGATATAATATTAATTACAGGTAAGGGGCATGAAACTTACCATATAATTGGAACTAAAAAATGGCACTTTGATGATAAAGAAATTGCAAGAAGAGAAATTGTTAGAAGAAAGATGGTGGAAAATGTTAATTAA
- a CDS encoding HD domain-containing protein has product MKNGNNMLISRIKQVYQYIFSNFDNNWNNEVKKILSKEEFLIFSEMGNYDKVHSYKLYQKVKSNKILSLQEIYLKLALLHDSGKGKVGLFRRIKKVIIGDKILEKHPEIAFEKLKNINFELAKLCLQHHNKDVDEKMKIFQELDDK; this is encoded by the coding sequence GTGAAAAATGGCAATAATATGCTAATTTCAAGGATAAAACAAGTTTATCAATATATTTTTTCTAATTTTGATAATAATTGGAATAATGAAGTAAAAAAAATATTATCAAAAGAAGAGTTTTTAATTTTTTCTGAAATGGGAAATTATGATAAAGTACACTCATATAAACTTTATCAAAAAGTAAAGTCTAATAAAATTTTATCTTTACAAGAAATTTATCTAAAATTAGCACTTTTGCATGATAGTGGAAAAGGTAAAGTTGGACTTTTTAGAAGAATAAAAAAAGTTATAATTGGAGACAAAATTTTAGAAAAACATCCAGAGATAGCTTTTGAAAAATTAAAAAATATTAATTTTGAATTAGCAAAGTTATGTTTACAACATCATAATAAAGATGTGGATGAAAAAATGAAAATTTTTCAAGAATTAGATGATAAATAA